Proteins from a single region of Thermococcus alcaliphilus:
- a CDS encoding DUF362 domain-containing protein → MPEKIRILVNEDRCYLCGGCAGVCPALAIRVSSSKWEFFQDKCISCRICINACPVGALSAEPLEGEL, encoded by the coding sequence ATGCCAGAGAAAATCAGGATCCTCGTGAACGAAGATAGATGCTACCTTTGCGGTGGTTGTGCTGGTGTTTGTCCAGCCCTTGCGATAAGGGTGTCCTCTTCAAAATGGGAGTTCTTCCAAGATAAGTGTATTTCTTGCAGGATTTGTATAAACGCGTGTCCTGTGGGAGCTTTAAGCGCTGAGCCTCTGGAGGGAGAGCTATGA
- the asnS gene encoding asparagine--tRNA ligase, translating into MIEKVYCADVKPKMEGERVRLAGWVYRKREVGKKVFIVLRDSSGIIQTVFTKELSEEAYTKAKQVGIESSVIIEGTVKVDPRAPTGVEIQADKIEIIQNVEFFPITKDASDEFLLDVRHLHLHSPKVADIMKVKGTLMQAAREWLLQDGWYEVFPPILVTGAVEGGSTLFKLKYFDREAYLSQSAQLYLEAAIFGLEKVWSLTPSFRAEKSRTRRHLTEYWHLELEAAWMDLWDIMKVEEELVSYMVQRTLELRKKEIERFRKDLTTLKNTEPPFPRISYDEAIDILQSKGVKIEWGEDMGADEERVLTEEFDRPFFVYGYPKHIKAFYMKEDPEDPRKALAADMLAPEGYGEIIGGSQREDDYNKLVQRILEEGMDPKNYEWYLDLRKYGSVPHSGFGLGLERLVTWVLKLDHIRWATLFPRTPSRIYP; encoded by the coding sequence ATGATCGAGAAGGTTTATTGTGCAGATGTAAAGCCTAAAATGGAAGGAGAAAGGGTAAGGCTTGCTGGATGGGTCTATAGAAAGAGAGAAGTAGGTAAGAAGGTTTTTATAGTACTTAGGGATTCAAGCGGCATAATACAAACAGTCTTCACAAAAGAACTTAGCGAAGAGGCTTATACTAAAGCAAAACAGGTTGGAATAGAGTCAAGCGTCATAATCGAGGGAACCGTTAAAGTTGATCCAAGGGCCCCAACTGGAGTGGAGATTCAGGCGGATAAGATAGAGATCATTCAAAACGTTGAGTTCTTCCCGATAACGAAAGACGCAAGTGACGAGTTTCTTTTAGATGTGAGACATCTCCACCTTCACTCACCTAAGGTAGCCGATATCATGAAAGTTAAAGGTACATTAATGCAGGCAGCAAGGGAGTGGCTCCTTCAAGATGGATGGTATGAGGTGTTCCCCCCAATTTTAGTCACAGGCGCAGTTGAGGGTGGTTCAACTCTTTTCAAGCTGAAGTACTTTGATAGAGAAGCATACCTAAGCCAGTCAGCCCAGCTTTACCTCGAGGCAGCAATATTCGGACTTGAGAAGGTGTGGAGCTTAACTCCAAGCTTTAGGGCGGAAAAGAGCAGAACAAGAAGGCACCTCACCGAGTACTGGCATCTTGAGCTTGAGGCAGCATGGATGGATTTATGGGATATAATGAAGGTTGAGGAGGAGCTCGTAAGCTATATGGTCCAGCGCACTCTAGAACTCAGAAAAAAGGAGATTGAAAGGTTTAGGAAGGATCTCACAACCCTTAAAAACACAGAGCCCCCGTTCCCAAGGATAAGCTATGACGAGGCTATAGATATCCTCCAGAGCAAAGGGGTTAAGATAGAATGGGGCGAGGATATGGGAGCAGATGAGGAGAGAGTTTTAACCGAAGAATTCGACAGGCCTTTCTTTGTTTACGGCTACCCCAAACACATTAAAGCATTCTACATGAAGGAAGATCCCGAAGATCCAAGAAAGGCCTTAGCTGCTGATATGCTTGCTCCCGAAGGATACGGTGAGATCATTGGTGGAAGCCAGAGGGAGGATGACTACAACAAGCTTGTGCAGAGAATACTTGAGGAGGGAATGGATCCCAAGAACTACGAGTGGTACCTCGACCTTAGGAAGTATGGGAGTGTCCCGCACAGTGGTTTTGGACTTGGGTTGGAGAGGCTCGTTACATGGGTGCTAAAGCTCGACCACATCAGATGGGCAACGCTCTTCCCGAGAACACCCTCAAGAATTTATCCATAA
- a CDS encoding amidohydrolase encodes MKAIVADYALDVEGIKKNVAVLIEEDKIIGIVPREKLNEFDVDETFGGSGYLLMPGLVNAHTHVAMSKFRGFGDDMPLDRWLKEVIWPMEKEWTEEEIYKWALIGIAEAVANGSTVINDHYFFAWKIAEAAEKLGVRAFIGQTMMDLVEMPIAEPELGFKFFKGWKKSALVRATLAPHATDTVSRELLAEVKEVAEKENALIHMHVSQSREEVLRVKRREKMPPVEYLKELEMLGKNFIGVHGVYFSKDEVKIYAESDATLVHCPTSLAKLEGEIAPIIDLWKLGGRIALGNDCAVSNNSLDMILEMKFAAILNKVKRKDPTKPTAKEVFYWATVGGAEALGLKAGLIKEGYLADLVLINTKKLHFLPRENVLSHIVYSAKGSDVEKVFVGGELIYDQGRFLKTEEIERLLND; translated from the coding sequence GTGAAAGCCATCGTGGCCGATTATGCCCTCGATGTTGAGGGGATTAAAAAGAACGTTGCCGTTCTTATAGAGGAAGACAAAATAATCGGAATTGTCCCCCGTGAAAAGCTTAACGAATTTGACGTGGATGAGACCTTTGGGGGAAGTGGGTATCTTCTCATGCCTGGGCTTGTCAATGCTCATACTCACGTTGCAATGAGTAAATTTAGGGGATTTGGCGATGACATGCCCCTCGACAGGTGGCTTAAAGAAGTAATATGGCCAATGGAAAAGGAATGGACTGAGGAGGAAATCTACAAATGGGCATTAATAGGGATTGCCGAGGCAGTAGCAAACGGTTCAACCGTAATAAACGACCACTACTTTTTTGCATGGAAAATAGCGGAAGCTGCTGAAAAGCTGGGCGTTAGGGCTTTTATCGGGCAGACAATGATGGATCTTGTTGAGATGCCCATAGCGGAGCCTGAACTGGGGTTTAAGTTCTTCAAAGGATGGAAAAAAAGCGCTCTTGTGAGAGCAACGCTTGCCCCCCATGCAACGGACACCGTTTCAAGAGAGTTGCTAGCGGAAGTCAAAGAGGTTGCAGAGAAAGAAAATGCATTGATTCATATGCATGTCTCTCAAAGCAGAGAAGAAGTCCTTCGGGTCAAGAGAAGGGAAAAGATGCCACCGGTTGAATATCTAAAGGAGTTGGAAATGCTGGGAAAGAACTTCATAGGGGTTCATGGTGTTTATTTTTCAAAAGACGAGGTTAAAATTTATGCAGAGAGCGATGCAACCCTTGTCCACTGTCCCACGAGTTTGGCAAAGCTCGAAGGGGAAATTGCCCCTATAATAGACCTGTGGAAGCTCGGTGGAAGAATTGCCCTCGGAAATGACTGTGCCGTGTCAAACAACTCCCTTGACATGATACTCGAAATGAAGTTTGCGGCAATACTCAACAAGGTGAAGAGAAAAGACCCCACAAAGCCAACTGCGAAGGAAGTATTTTACTGGGCAACCGTTGGAGGGGCTGAAGCACTGGGACTAAAAGCCGGCCTCATAAAGGAAGGCTACTTAGCGGACTTGGTTCTGATAAACACAAAGAAGCTCCATTTCTTGCCAAGAGAAAACGTGCTTTCGCACATTGTCTACTCGGCAAAGGGGAGCGATGTGGAGAAGGTATTTGTGGGAGGAGAGCTGATATACGATCAAGGAAGATTCCTAAAAACAGAGGAGATTGAGAGGTTGCTCAACGACTAA
- the pdo gene encoding protein disulfide oxidoreductase, which translates to MALISDGDKKIIKEEFFSKLVNPVKIIVFTGREHCQYCDQLKQLVEEISELSDLISYEVHDFDSEKELAEKYRIDKAPVTIITQDGKDFGVRYFGLPAGHEFGAFLEDIVDVSKGETDLMEDTKEAVRNIDQDVEIYVFVTPTCPYCPMAVRMAHKFAIENSLAGKGKILGDMIEAIEFPEWADQYSVMAVPKVVIRVNGEDKVSFEGAYPEKMFLEKLLQALE; encoded by the coding sequence ATGGCGCTTATTAGTGATGGGGACAAGAAAATAATTAAAGAGGAGTTCTTTTCAAAGCTCGTTAATCCGGTTAAGATTATAGTCTTCACAGGGAGAGAGCACTGCCAATATTGTGACCAATTGAAACAGCTTGTTGAAGAAATTAGCGAGCTTAGCGACCTTATAAGCTATGAAGTGCATGATTTTGACAGTGAAAAGGAGCTTGCCGAGAAGTACAGAATCGATAAAGCCCCAGTAACCATAATAACCCAAGATGGGAAAGACTTTGGAGTTAGGTACTTTGGCCTTCCAGCAGGGCATGAATTTGGAGCATTCTTAGAGGATATTGTTGACGTTTCAAAAGGCGAAACCGACCTCATGGAGGACACTAAAGAGGCAGTAAGGAACATTGACCAAGACGTTGAAATATACGTCTTTGTAACCCCAACCTGCCCCTACTGTCCAATGGCCGTTAGAATGGCACACAAGTTTGCAATTGAGAACTCACTTGCAGGAAAAGGTAAAATCCTTGGAGACATGATTGAGGCAATAGAATTCCCCGAGTGGGCCGACCAGTACAGCGTCATGGCAGTTCCAAAGGTCGTTATAAGGGTCAACGGCGAGGACAAGGTTTCATTCGAAGGTGCTTACCCAGAAAAAATGTTCCTCGAAAAGCTTCTCCAAGCTTTAGAGTGA
- the topA gene encoding DNA topoisomerase I, whose translation MTTLIIAEKPNVARKIAYALAEKKPIRKTIGKVPYYELTRDGKKIIVAPAVGHLFSLAPKEKTYGYPVFDIEWVPVYVAEKGKSYAKDYIKALRELAKRADEFVVACDYDTEGEVIGYTALKYACGVDPSKAKRMKFSALTKKDLLRAWYNLEPTINFGMADAGIARHVLDWYWGVNLSRALSSAIRKASGKWIVLSTGRVQGPTLKFLVEREREIANFVPTPYWVIKMILEKNGQQYTAVYEKDRIFNEEEAKKIVEEAKKGSAFVEKVEIKQQQRNPPHPFDLGTLQREAYSAFGYSPKKTLDIAQSLYEKGYCLHPDSLIPTPQGIKRIRELPKEGEVFALDFDLKLSKAGYKLLERDADEPMYKVTLTDRTELYLTADHPVLVYREDKLMFVPAEELRGDDQVVLLINRDKPPENEEPPTLLDFLLENAVSMKDYIIYDREFGEIIKKRVKSASLKTEILWKFEIKEPTYYKYLRGKMPVPLVKFLLQRGIISDSELRRTFKGFSYSTATTPITFEFSEDFWYLFGLVVGDGHLNRRGEITISAKERTKDTIEAVKSVTNSLGLSFTFNPKYLIIAINNKSLTRLLELLGCPYGNKTEIFRIPGIIMAKPEWVAAFLAGYYDADSHIGTKQTGSKKSLSPQIVLTSKNREAIYTVKLMWQFLGVGTYLWEKKDKNGSVIAYELKIYSRDAQRFYEIMKDRLRIKRRDLESVKDTAIRERKPYSHHYSLIKVKSWEGKILSTNALWKNFDMSNQTAHGRRISLDKLRNIVRYLIDQDLRRIATGDVYILGIKSIEKFHYRGKVYDLVVDTYHNFIANGVVVHNCSYPRTSSQKLPKNLNYESIIHNLAKIPDYKPHAHELLGKGVLKPVEGKKDDPAHPAIYPTGELPKPGDLSKDEQNLYDLIVRRFLAAFADPAVRESMKVIINSNNHRFILSGSRTVKEGWLKIYGKYVKFDEVLLPKFEKGERVKVIQIKREKKKTKPPARYSPASVIKKMEDLGIGTKATRAQILETLYSRGYIEGKKKIKVTPLGMKVIEALENNVPDIVSVELTREFEEKMEQIMQKKISKEKVIEESKEALVRILKEFKKKEGEIGRKLLETFVESQKNKKNKKSADTKELTAEEEESIKKSVEKRRSMDTIIVGKCPKCGGDLVVRYNRKTGKRFVGCSNWPNCDVTYPLLQRGEIIPTGKTCPECGNAPIVKIKERNREYEVCLDMNCYKNRRKGKS comes from the coding sequence ATGACTACGCTCATAATTGCAGAGAAGCCCAATGTAGCCAGAAAAATAGCCTATGCACTTGCCGAAAAGAAACCAATAAGGAAGACCATCGGTAAAGTTCCCTACTATGAGCTGACAAGGGATGGGAAAAAGATAATAGTTGCTCCAGCTGTTGGACACCTCTTCTCTCTCGCTCCGAAGGAGAAAACTTACGGCTACCCGGTTTTTGATATAGAATGGGTCCCCGTTTATGTTGCGGAAAAGGGAAAAAGCTACGCTAAGGATTACATAAAAGCCCTTAGGGAGCTTGCAAAGAGAGCGGATGAGTTTGTCGTTGCGTGTGACTACGATACCGAAGGTGAGGTAATAGGGTATACGGCATTAAAATATGCCTGCGGCGTTGATCCTTCAAAAGCCAAGAGAATGAAGTTTTCCGCACTCACAAAAAAAGATCTGCTAAGAGCATGGTATAACCTAGAGCCGACGATTAACTTTGGAATGGCAGATGCAGGAATAGCAAGGCATGTACTTGACTGGTACTGGGGAGTGAACCTCTCTAGAGCATTGAGCTCGGCTATAAGAAAAGCCAGCGGCAAGTGGATAGTTTTAAGCACGGGCAGGGTTCAAGGGCCGACGTTGAAGTTCTTGGTTGAAAGGGAGAGGGAAATAGCAAATTTCGTCCCCACGCCGTACTGGGTCATAAAAATGATTCTCGAAAAAAACGGCCAACAGTACACAGCCGTCTACGAGAAAGACCGTATTTTTAATGAGGAAGAGGCCAAGAAAATCGTTGAAGAGGCTAAAAAAGGATCTGCATTTGTAGAGAAAGTGGAGATAAAACAGCAGCAGAGAAATCCTCCTCATCCCTTTGACCTTGGGACACTCCAAAGAGAAGCTTACTCTGCCTTCGGCTACAGCCCAAAGAAGACACTCGACATAGCACAAAGCTTGTATGAAAAGGGCTATTGTCTACATCCTGATTCTCTAATACCAACTCCCCAAGGAATTAAGAGAATAAGGGAGCTACCCAAAGAAGGAGAGGTTTTTGCCCTTGATTTTGATCTAAAACTATCAAAAGCTGGTTATAAGCTTTTGGAGAGGGACGCGGATGAACCAATGTACAAGGTCACACTAACTGACAGGACGGAACTATATCTCACCGCAGATCATCCAGTGCTAGTGTATAGGGAGGATAAGCTTATGTTTGTTCCAGCTGAAGAACTAAGAGGGGATGACCAAGTTGTTCTTCTTATAAATAGGGACAAACCTCCCGAGAATGAGGAACCTCCAACACTTTTGGACTTCCTCCTTGAAAACGCTGTCTCCATGAAGGACTACATAATCTACGACCGAGAATTTGGGGAGATTATAAAGAAAAGAGTAAAAAGTGCAAGCTTGAAAACAGAAATCCTGTGGAAATTCGAAATAAAAGAACCAACATACTATAAATATCTGCGAGGCAAAATGCCGGTTCCACTTGTTAAGTTCTTACTACAGAGAGGTATCATCTCTGATTCTGAACTAAGGAGGACATTTAAAGGGTTCTCTTATAGCACAGCTACCACTCCGATTACCTTTGAATTTAGTGAGGACTTTTGGTACTTATTTGGTCTTGTAGTAGGTGACGGTCATTTGAACAGAAGAGGAGAGATAACAATCTCTGCAAAAGAAAGAACAAAGGATACAATAGAAGCCGTTAAAAGTGTTACAAACTCCTTGGGACTATCCTTCACGTTCAATCCCAAATACCTCATAATTGCAATCAATAACAAGTCGTTAACAAGACTTCTTGAGCTGCTTGGCTGTCCCTATGGAAACAAAACAGAAATTTTCAGAATTCCTGGGATAATAATGGCAAAACCTGAATGGGTGGCAGCATTTTTAGCAGGTTATTATGACGCTGACTCCCACATTGGTACAAAGCAAACTGGAAGCAAAAAATCCCTCTCCCCTCAGATAGTTCTTACCTCTAAAAACCGAGAAGCGATATACACAGTTAAACTGATGTGGCAGTTTCTTGGAGTCGGTACATATCTCTGGGAAAAGAAAGATAAGAATGGTAGCGTTATAGCTTATGAGCTTAAAATATATTCACGTGATGCTCAAAGGTTTTATGAGATAATGAAAGATCGCTTGAGGATCAAAAGACGCGATTTGGAGAGTGTTAAAGATACCGCTATTAGGGAAAGAAAACCCTATTCACACCACTATAGCCTCATTAAGGTAAAAAGCTGGGAAGGAAAAATACTATCAACCAACGCCTTATGGAAGAATTTTGATATGTCAAACCAAACCGCCCACGGTAGAAGAATCAGCCTCGACAAGCTTCGAAATATTGTAAGATACTTAATCGATCAAGATCTCCGCAGAATAGCAACCGGAGACGTTTATATACTCGGAATAAAATCCATTGAGAAGTTCCACTACCGAGGCAAGGTTTATGATCTTGTCGTTGATACATACCATAACTTCATCGCTAATGGTGTTGTAGTTCACAATTGTTCCTATCCAAGAACCTCGTCCCAAAAGCTTCCAAAAAACTTGAACTATGAATCGATTATCCATAACCTTGCCAAAATTCCGGATTACAAGCCCCATGCTCATGAACTTTTGGGTAAAGGAGTTTTAAAACCCGTAGAAGGCAAAAAAGATGATCCTGCTCATCCGGCAATATATCCCACCGGTGAGCTACCTAAACCTGGAGATCTAAGCAAAGATGAGCAAAATCTTTACGATTTGATAGTTAGGAGATTCCTAGCTGCATTCGCTGATCCTGCCGTAAGAGAGAGTATGAAGGTAATCATAAACTCAAACAACCACCGCTTTATCCTCAGTGGTTCGAGAACAGTTAAAGAGGGATGGCTGAAGATTTACGGTAAGTATGTTAAATTTGATGAAGTTCTGCTTCCAAAGTTCGAGAAAGGAGAGAGAGTCAAAGTTATTCAGATAAAGAGGGAGAAGAAGAAAACCAAACCTCCGGCAAGGTATTCTCCAGCAAGCGTTATCAAAAAAATGGAAGACCTAGGCATTGGAACTAAGGCCACAAGGGCTCAAATCCTAGAAACTCTCTATTCGAGGGGATACATAGAGGGCAAGAAAAAGATAAAGGTGACCCCTCTTGGTATGAAGGTGATAGAAGCCTTGGAAAACAACGTCCCTGATATAGTAAGTGTTGAACTAACGAGAGAGTTCGAAGAAAAAATGGAACAGATAATGCAGAAGAAAATAAGCAAGGAGAAGGTCATTGAGGAGTCTAAGGAAGCCTTAGTAAGAATTCTAAAGGAGTTCAAAAAGAAAGAGGGAGAAATAGGGAGAAAACTTCTGGAAACGTTTGTAGAGAGCCAGAAAAACAAAAAGAATAAGAAAAGCGCCGATACAAAAGAACTAACTGCCGAAGAAGAAGAGAGCATCAAAAAATCTGTTGAAAAGAGAAGATCTATGGACACTATAATAGTGGGGAAGTGTCCTAAATGCGGCGGCGACTTAGTGGTGAGATATAACAGGAAAACAGGAAAAAGATTTGTGGGCTGCTCCAATTGGCCTAACTGTGACGTTACTTATCCCCTTCTCCAAAGGGGCGAGATAATTCCAACGGGAAAAACATGTCCTGAGTGCGGAAATGCCCCAATAGTGAAGATCAAGGAACGCAACAGGGAATACGAGGTATGCCTTGATATGAACTGCTACAAAAATCGGAGAAAAGGTAAAAGTTAG
- a CDS encoding DMT family transporter yields MNTLLGALLALISAFGWGTASVLVKIGMRNKSAVTVNIVRLYITALFYACLFLFTGNYAEILSLNWRVLVIAFISGQFGFVIGDYFYFSALRLMGVSRTVPITSSYPLWTILWAWLFLGRSVNAQIIVGAFLVFLAIVIVRKGEIEEHLDGKGFVFALLAPISWSIAITLLDFLSSQVSPLSLAGIRMIFAAFGISAFLPKYSEELREITRREVAILSGAALLGLIIGQYAFVKSVSLVGSQISAPVSAVNPIISSLLAIAVLKEPPNAKIILGLVLAVAGVILITTA; encoded by the coding sequence ATGAACACCTTACTCGGAGCATTACTCGCACTGATTTCGGCATTTGGATGGGGAACTGCTTCAGTTCTAGTGAAAATTGGAATGAGAAACAAAAGTGCAGTCACCGTTAATATAGTTAGGCTCTACATTACGGCACTTTTTTACGCTTGTTTGTTCTTGTTCACTGGAAACTATGCCGAGATATTATCTCTCAATTGGCGGGTTCTCGTGATCGCGTTTATCTCTGGACAGTTTGGCTTTGTTATAGGTGATTACTTCTACTTCAGTGCTCTCAGGTTGATGGGAGTATCAAGAACAGTCCCAATAACCTCCTCTTATCCCCTTTGGACTATATTATGGGCCTGGTTGTTTTTAGGTAGAAGCGTAAATGCCCAGATAATTGTTGGAGCATTCCTCGTATTTTTGGCAATTGTCATCGTCAGAAAGGGAGAGATTGAAGAGCACCTAGATGGCAAGGGGTTTGTATTCGCCCTTTTAGCACCCATTTCATGGAGTATTGCAATAACACTGCTCGATTTTCTTTCTTCACAAGTTTCTCCTCTCTCTTTAGCTGGTATTAGAATGATATTCGCCGCATTTGGAATTAGTGCATTCCTGCCTAAATATTCTGAGGAACTTAGGGAAATTACGCGGAGGGAAGTTGCAATACTCTCGGGAGCAGCTTTACTTGGATTGATAATTGGGCAATACGCATTCGTTAAATCTGTAAGCCTAGTCGGCTCCCAAATCTCTGCCCCAGTAAGTGCTGTAAATCCCATTATATCTTCTCTTCTTGCGATAGCAGTTCTAAAAGAGCCGCCAAACGCCAAGATAATCCTAGGATTAGTATTAGCCGTTGCTGGTGTAATCTTAATAACAACAGCGTAA
- a CDS encoding geranylgeranyl reductase family protein, producing MRYDVVVVGAGIAGPIVARNVAKEGYSVLLIDKKPAIGAPKQCAEGININVFEKYDIPYDKRFINREIYGAKLYSPSGYELEIRYDKVSGVILERKVFDKMLAFYAARAGADVLARTEALDVIRENGVIKGIKAKHEGELLEIYADVIVAADGVESTIARKAGINTYAPPHEFDSAYEYEMLIEGFDPDMIHLWFGNEIAPRGYVWVFPKDEDRANVGIGINSDNPRTAKYYLDKWLEENNIPAKKLLEINVGVVPVGGFVKELAKDNVVVVGDAARQVNPMHGGGMAEAMEAGTIASKWIVKALEEENLELLKNYTREWWEKDGRRLERVLKIRKAVEKLTDEDLDVFIQVLSGADAEKIAGGDYVEVIKALLKHPKVLMSKRRIALLKELL from the coding sequence ATGAGATACGATGTTGTTGTTGTCGGGGCAGGAATTGCGGGCCCAATAGTCGCTAGAAACGTTGCTAAAGAAGGGTACTCCGTTCTTCTCATAGATAAAAAGCCTGCCATAGGAGCTCCAAAGCAGTGTGCCGAGGGAATCAACATAAACGTTTTCGAGAAGTACGATATTCCATATGATAAGAGATTCATAAACCGTGAGATTTATGGGGCAAAACTGTATTCTCCCAGCGGTTACGAGCTTGAAATAAGGTACGACAAAGTGAGCGGGGTTATTTTGGAAAGAAAGGTATTTGATAAAATGCTGGCTTTTTATGCCGCAAGGGCTGGAGCCGATGTACTCGCCAGAACTGAAGCTCTCGACGTTATTAGGGAAAATGGGGTTATAAAAGGTATAAAAGCAAAACACGAAGGCGAGCTTCTTGAGATATACGCTGACGTCATTGTGGCAGCGGATGGTGTTGAAAGCACCATAGCAAGAAAAGCGGGTATTAATACATACGCTCCTCCCCACGAGTTTGACTCCGCATATGAGTACGAAATGCTCATCGAGGGATTTGATCCGGATATGATCCATCTGTGGTTTGGAAACGAAATTGCACCGAGAGGCTACGTATGGGTCTTTCCGAAAGATGAGGACAGAGCTAACGTTGGAATAGGTATAAACTCCGATAATCCAAGGACAGCTAAATACTACCTCGACAAGTGGCTCGAAGAAAACAACATTCCAGCAAAGAAGCTCCTTGAAATAAACGTAGGTGTTGTTCCCGTAGGAGGATTTGTAAAAGAACTCGCTAAAGACAACGTGGTCGTTGTAGGAGATGCCGCTAGACAGGTAAACCCCATGCATGGCGGTGGAATGGCAGAGGCTATGGAAGCAGGAACAATAGCAAGCAAGTGGATAGTAAAGGCGCTTGAAGAGGAGAATCTCGAGCTTCTAAAGAACTACACAAGAGAATGGTGGGAAAAAGACGGTAGAAGATTGGAGAGAGTTCTTAAAATCAGAAAAGCCGTGGAAAAATTAACTGATGAAGATCTGGATGTATTTATTCAAGTGCTAAGCGGGGCAGATGCGGAGAAAATCGCGGGTGGAGATTACGTAGAGGTCATAAAAGCCCTCCTTAAACATCCAAAAGTGCTCATGAGCAAAAGAAGGATAGCACTCCTCAAGGAACTCCTATGA
- the surR gene encoding sulfur metabolism transcriptional regulator SurR produces MSEPDIFYILGNKVRRDLLSHLTCTECYFSLLSSKVNVSSTAVSKHLKIMEREGVLKSYEKEEGFIGPTRKYYSIAVSKTFLVTVTPNIFWYKSLDLDSPERFERFEIRLDELNKSPKSLHSMVTAFIDANKKLDQIVEALKTIESYRNNLMKNIKERYLKEIGDMTQLAILHYLLLYKKATVEQLSDVLNLKEREIKEKAEELSRVIPLNIKENLIEIDEEELRKKEAK; encoded by the coding sequence ATGTCTGAACCAGATATATTTTACATCTTAGGGAACAAGGTGAGGAGGGACTTACTCAGCCACTTGACATGTACCGAATGCTACTTCAGCCTGCTCAGCAGCAAGGTTAACGTTTCCTCCACTGCTGTTTCAAAACACCTGAAAATAATGGAAAGAGAAGGAGTTTTGAAGTCCTATGAAAAAGAGGAAGGGTTTATTGGACCTACAAGGAAATACTACTCCATAGCCGTTTCAAAAACGTTTCTTGTAACTGTCACACCCAATATATTCTGGTATAAAAGCTTGGATTTAGATTCTCCAGAGAGATTTGAAAGATTTGAAATCAGGCTTGATGAACTTAACAAATCCCCAAAAAGCTTACATTCTATGGTAACAGCTTTTATAGATGCAAACAAAAAGTTGGATCAGATAGTAGAGGCTTTGAAAACTATTGAGAGCTACAGAAACAATCTCATGAAGAACATCAAAGAGAGGTATTTGAAAGAAATCGGCGACATGACCCAGCTTGCTATACTCCACTACCTGCTTCTCTATAAAAAAGCAACAGTTGAGCAGTTAAGCGATGTTTTGAATCTCAAAGAGAGGGAAATTAAGGAAAAGGCCGAAGAACTCTCAAGGGTAATACCGTTAAACATAAAAGAAAACCTCATAGAAATTGATGAGGAAGAGCTCAGGAAAAAAGAAGCAAAGTGA
- the trmY gene encoding tRNA (pseudouridine(54)-N(1))-methyltransferase TrmY, producing the protein MRTFIIKANKAHTRADFSLKDLPGTSGRIDLLCRSLNSAFLLSHGFRKNVRVWLNLNGPPDPPKTIRFEGSEIKPKTINPDEISLAKIIIKALKVGEGIKEPAKEYPVLPGVYVSNLRFEDIIRRTIKNSALYYLHEEGKPIKRVNFKGNVAFVLGDHEGLAREDEAFLEGIAEKVSVGRKSYLTSHVIAYVNIFLDNVL; encoded by the coding sequence GTGAGGACTTTCATAATAAAGGCCAACAAGGCCCATACAAGAGCGGATTTTAGCCTGAAAGACCTTCCGGGAACGAGTGGGAGGATTGATTTACTTTGCAGGTCTTTAAATTCAGCATTTCTTCTTTCCCATGGGTTTAGGAAGAACGTTAGAGTGTGGCTCAACCTCAACGGGCCCCCCGATCCCCCAAAGACCATCAGATTTGAGGGGAGTGAAATCAAGCCTAAGACAATAAATCCCGACGAAATAAGCCTTGCGAAGATAATCATAAAAGCCCTAAAAGTTGGCGAGGGCATAAAAGAGCCTGCAAAGGAATATCCCGTCCTTCCAGGGGTTTATGTGAGCAATCTAAGGTTTGAAGACATCATAAGGAGAACCATTAAGAATTCAGCCCTCTACTACCTTCACGAAGAAGGGAAGCCGATTAAGAGAGTAAACTTCAAAGGCAACGTTGCCTTTGTTCTTGGAGATCACGAAGGGTTAGCAAGAGAGGATGAAGCTTTTCTTGAAGGAATAGCGGAAAAAGTTAGTGTAGGAAGGAAGAGCTATCTAACATCGCATGTAATAGCTTACGTCAATATCTTCCTTGACAACGTTCTTTAG